In Ilumatobacter fluminis, the following proteins share a genomic window:
- a CDS encoding adenylate/guanylate cyclase domain-containing protein → MGLALQDDLVGETIIRPVRDAMIRHVSDAVIWQVSDAIIWQVSDAVTPVRSGFLALCEQCACALPEGARFCPTCGAPQGAHVEVAGLEERRVVTVLFADVVGFTTMAEHRDPEQVKRLVDAAFELLVRDVESYGGVVDKLLGDGIVALFGAPIAHEDDADRAVRAGLTMQHTLHTFRDEHPADDLRMRIGINTGEVLVGTLAGTDYTAMGDVVNIAARLQSAAPADGVLVGADTKALCSPALRFESVDPVQLRGRAGVTEAWQVLAVERSRPRRRWASDVPFVGRTAERAILDAMLRTVRSGRGAIVAVSGEAGIGKSRLISEAVNTLLAERPETLLLEGACAPYGETNLWWPVAASVLEQLGLDRLGEGPDLRERIVARLTPFDELAPGTPQFGRFVEFVLHLLGQPSALDALGPIALRDAIVAGMVGGIRRRAERGPVVIWVDDVQWAAPALLDLLESLARQLAGLPVLIATTFRPDAETTDGWPPPADPAMSLHLSLEPLPDADAAELVREVAGRELPASMVTAISARSGGNPLFLIELTRLTADDASATDEMPGSLRALIAAQLDQLSPAQREIIDNAAIIGNEGRAGALRRFAEHLGQTYDPAAFRSLAELGLLVRDHRGWRFRSDVVREVAYQTLTKQVRAQRHAGVANYLAEYEPTSVDRRAHHMASAAEIQSELGPIDGVPTDASSLAVEWLDQAARQWQRQGAARRGLEVVERAIRLAPRWGSPSRSLSLLQVELLVDLRMHREARAALAELIPQAELAADHVVAAESTRLLGQIEQMEGELPAARRELTKAVEAFRHLGDDQRLADALRARGFAEMFGGSLAEAERFLREAETIFQRVDDPRGRAWVQQNLAWVSFLSGDHEVSERRLRAAIEAFDAIGDRGGRSWSLGVLAYVYHFARRNDDALELAAQALDDAKQWSDAWGASMMRNLQASVLLWRGQIVEANELAERALAGFRKIDDRFGQIQALGVLNRTAVALGRFADADRTVEEVMVLSGKFGELAYPGIAAAGTAMHLGHGHEALLRAGEAVGRLDTTGANVDEGRVIGAFGQILTGDAEAALATLLEVSVEQSPFALAARATASAMLGDHDQARSDADRVDSMGEVSYWDRTIAAAAGYASSATSAEREVRRVRLIDAVSGIDDVMLTAYVERVLGRQAVRSVPGGVGDGPARSVDLAGWGEVARRLGAPAEIA, encoded by the coding sequence ATGGGCCTCGCACTCCAGGATGACCTCGTCGGCGAGACGATCATCCGGCCGGTTCGCGACGCCATGATCCGACACGTCTCCGACGCCGTCATCTGGCAAGTCTCCGACGCCATCATCTGGCAAGTCTCCGACGCCGTCACCCCAGTACGATCGGGGTTCTTGGCGTTGTGTGAGCAGTGTGCGTGCGCGCTCCCGGAGGGGGCGCGGTTCTGCCCCACCTGTGGGGCGCCCCAGGGCGCGCACGTGGAGGTGGCCGGGCTCGAAGAACGTCGGGTCGTCACGGTCCTGTTCGCCGACGTCGTCGGGTTCACCACCATGGCCGAACACCGCGACCCCGAGCAGGTCAAGCGGCTGGTCGACGCCGCCTTCGAGCTCCTCGTGCGCGACGTCGAGTCGTACGGCGGCGTGGTCGACAAGCTGCTCGGCGACGGCATCGTCGCCCTGTTCGGCGCGCCGATCGCGCACGAGGACGACGCCGACCGTGCCGTGCGAGCCGGACTGACGATGCAGCACACCCTGCACACCTTCCGCGACGAGCACCCGGCCGACGACCTCCGTATGCGGATCGGTATCAACACCGGTGAGGTGTTGGTCGGCACGCTCGCCGGCACCGACTACACGGCCATGGGCGACGTGGTCAACATCGCCGCACGTCTGCAGAGCGCCGCTCCCGCCGACGGGGTGCTCGTCGGCGCCGACACCAAGGCGCTGTGTTCGCCGGCGTTGCGGTTCGAATCGGTCGACCCGGTCCAGCTCCGCGGACGCGCCGGGGTGACCGAGGCGTGGCAGGTGCTCGCCGTCGAACGATCTCGCCCGCGCCGTCGCTGGGCGAGCGACGTCCCGTTCGTCGGGCGTACCGCCGAGCGGGCCATCCTCGACGCGATGCTGCGCACGGTGCGCTCGGGCCGCGGTGCGATCGTGGCCGTCTCGGGCGAAGCCGGCATCGGCAAGTCGCGCCTGATCTCCGAAGCGGTGAACACCCTGCTCGCCGAACGGCCGGAGACGCTGCTGCTCGAAGGGGCGTGCGCGCCGTACGGCGAGACGAACCTCTGGTGGCCGGTCGCGGCCAGCGTGCTCGAACAACTGGGTCTCGACCGACTCGGTGAAGGCCCCGATCTCCGAGAGCGGATCGTGGCCCGGCTCACCCCGTTCGACGAGCTGGCCCCCGGGACACCCCAGTTCGGTCGGTTCGTCGAGTTCGTGCTGCACCTGCTCGGCCAGCCGTCAGCGCTCGACGCGCTCGGCCCGATAGCGCTTCGTGACGCGATCGTCGCCGGGATGGTCGGCGGCATCCGTCGCCGCGCCGAGCGCGGTCCGGTGGTGATCTGGGTCGACGACGTGCAGTGGGCCGCCCCGGCATTGCTCGACCTGCTCGAGTCGTTGGCCCGTCAGCTCGCCGGTCTGCCGGTGCTGATCGCCACGACGTTCCGCCCCGACGCCGAGACCACCGATGGCTGGCCGCCGCCGGCCGACCCCGCGATGTCGCTGCACCTCTCGCTGGAGCCACTTCCCGACGCCGACGCCGCCGAGCTGGTCCGCGAGGTCGCCGGCCGCGAGCTACCCGCCTCGATGGTCACGGCGATCTCGGCCCGGAGCGGCGGGAACCCGCTGTTCCTGATCGAGTTGACCCGGCTCACCGCCGACGACGCGTCGGCGACCGACGAGATGCCGGGCTCGCTCCGAGCGTTGATCGCCGCCCAACTCGACCAGCTGTCGCCCGCCCAACGCGAGATCATCGACAACGCGGCCATCATCGGCAACGAGGGTCGCGCCGGTGCGCTCCGACGTTTCGCCGAACACCTCGGGCAGACGTACGACCCGGCTGCGTTCCGCAGCCTGGCCGAACTGGGTCTGCTCGTTCGAGACCATCGGGGCTGGCGCTTTCGGAGCGACGTCGTGCGTGAGGTCGCCTACCAGACCCTCACCAAGCAGGTGCGCGCCCAGCGCCACGCCGGCGTCGCGAACTATCTCGCCGAATACGAGCCGACATCGGTCGACCGACGTGCCCACCACATGGCGTCGGCCGCCGAGATCCAGTCCGAACTCGGACCGATCGACGGTGTGCCGACCGATGCCTCGTCACTGGCGGTCGAGTGGCTCGACCAGGCCGCTCGCCAGTGGCAGCGTCAAGGTGCGGCGCGCCGCGGGCTCGAAGTCGTCGAGCGGGCCATCCGTCTGGCCCCACGTTGGGGCTCCCCGTCGCGGTCGCTCTCGCTGCTCCAGGTCGAGCTGCTCGTCGATCTTCGCATGCACCGCGAGGCGCGTGCGGCGTTGGCCGAACTGATCCCGCAGGCCGAACTCGCCGCCGACCACGTCGTGGCCGCCGAGTCGACACGGCTGCTCGGCCAGATCGAGCAGATGGAGGGTGAGCTGCCGGCGGCTCGACGCGAACTCACGAAGGCGGTCGAGGCGTTCCGTCACCTCGGCGACGATCAGCGGCTCGCCGACGCACTGCGGGCACGTGGATTCGCCGAGATGTTCGGTGGTTCGCTCGCCGAGGCCGAACGCTTCCTCCGCGAGGCCGAGACGATCTTCCAGCGGGTCGACGACCCCCGCGGTCGGGCCTGGGTGCAACAGAACCTGGCCTGGGTGTCGTTCCTCTCGGGCGATCACGAGGTGTCCGAGCGTCGCCTTCGTGCGGCGATCGAGGCCTTCGACGCGATCGGCGATCGCGGCGGACGCTCCTGGTCGCTCGGCGTGCTGGCGTACGTGTACCACTTCGCTCGACGCAACGACGACGCGCTCGAGCTCGCAGCGCAAGCACTCGACGACGCCAAGCAGTGGAGCGACGCCTGGGGAGCGTCGATGATGCGCAACCTGCAGGCGAGCGTGCTGTTGTGGCGCGGCCAGATCGTCGAGGCCAACGAGCTCGCCGAGCGGGCGCTCGCGGGCTTCCGCAAGATCGACGACCGGTTCGGGCAGATCCAGGCGCTGGGCGTGCTGAACCGCACCGCCGTCGCGCTCGGCCGTTTCGCCGACGCCGACCGCACGGTCGAAGAGGTCATGGTGCTGTCGGGCAAGTTCGGCGAACTCGCCTACCCCGGCATCGCCGCGGCGGGCACGGCGATGCACCTCGGGCACGGCCACGAGGCGTTGCTCCGCGCCGGCGAGGCCGTCGGCCGGCTCGACACGACCGGCGCCAACGTCGACGAGGGCCGCGTGATCGGCGCGTTCGGACAGATCCTGACCGGCGACGCCGAGGCGGCGTTGGCGACCCTGCTCGAGGTGTCGGTCGAGCAATCACCCTTCGCGTTGGCGGCCCGGGCGACGGCGTCGGCCATGCTCGGCGACCACGACCAGGCTCGCTCCGACGCCGACCGGGTCGACTCGATGGGCGAGGTCAGCTACTGGGACCGGACGATCGCGGCGGCCGCCGGGTACGCCTCGTCGGCCACCAGCGCCGAGCGCGAGGTGCGGCGCGTTCGGTTGATCGACGCCGTGAGCGGCATCGACGACGTGATGCTCACCGCCTACGTCGAGCGTGTTCTCGGACGCCAGGCCGTCCGTTCCGTCCCGGGTGGAGTCGGCGACGGTCCCGCCCGCTCGGTCGACCTGGCCGGTTGGGGTGAGGTGGCTCGCCGCCTCGGAGCACCCGCCGAGATCGCCTGA
- a CDS encoding ABC transporter ATP-binding protein, translating to MSEMMAPPPPTVAAAAGVIDARKSYGVGDAAVNALDGVDVRFEPGKFTAIMGPSGSGKSTLLHCLAGLDALTSGAVFIGETYLAELNDKELTELRRSQVGFVFQSFNLIPTLTAKENIVLPLALGGQEGDEAWIDRVIDTVGLRDRLSHRPSELSGGQQQRVAVARALATRPTIIFADEPTGNLDSNSGTEILQFMRDAVDEFGQTIVMVTHDPYAASYADRAVFLADGKVVGDLASPTRDTIMEQMASLGH from the coding sequence ATGTCCGAGATGATGGCTCCTCCCCCGCCGACCGTCGCCGCTGCTGCCGGCGTGATCGACGCCCGCAAGTCGTACGGCGTCGGCGACGCCGCCGTGAACGCCCTCGACGGGGTCGACGTCCGGTTCGAGCCGGGCAAGTTCACGGCGATCATGGGCCCGTCCGGTTCCGGCAAATCGACCCTGCTGCACTGCCTCGCGGGTCTCGACGCCCTCACGTCGGGTGCGGTGTTCATCGGTGAGACGTACCTGGCCGAACTGAACGACAAGGAACTCACCGAGCTGCGTCGCAGCCAGGTCGGCTTCGTCTTCCAGTCGTTCAACCTGATCCCGACGCTGACGGCGAAGGAGAACATCGTCCTGCCGCTGGCCCTCGGCGGCCAGGAGGGCGACGAGGCCTGGATCGACCGCGTCATCGACACCGTCGGCCTCCGCGACCGCCTGTCGCACCGGCCGAGTGAGCTGTCGGGCGGCCAGCAGCAGCGCGTCGCCGTCGCGCGCGCTCTGGCGACCCGCCCGACGATCATCTTCGCCGACGAACCGACCGGCAACCTCGACTCGAACTCCGGCACCGAGATCCTGCAATTCATGCGCGACGCGGTCGACGAGTTCGGCCAGACGATCGTGATGGTGACCCACGATCCGTACGCGGCGTCGTACGCCGACCGGGCCGTGTTCCTCGCCGACGGCAAGGTCGTCGGCGATCTCGCGTCGCCGACGCGCGACACGATCATGGAACAGATGGCGTCGCTGGGGCACTGA
- a CDS encoding ABC transporter permease, with protein sequence MITTLARKSLRARLGRNIFIGLAIMLGVSFVAGSFVLADSMKATFNNLFTELSENTDLVVRAELEGADEMDGAVRDPIDASLVDEVAAVDGVELAEGSIARFAQMLDPDGEPISTGGAPQFGISWSGEGPLNGVTLKDGAAPQGPDEVAIDKATADRVGYEVGDEMTIVFDSGQRSFTIVGLVGLGDTDGFAGATTSLFDIDEAAEILGAGDQVDTIEIALVDGADIDTVQGQIAELLPARVEVVTGEQVADETSDAINQIVDLIGTGLLIFAFVTAFVSAFIINNIFGITIGQRLRELALLRSIGANAAQVRRMIVIEAIVVSLTATVIGIFGGLVVARGIIAIFNQAGAGFPDVGLTMQPRTIIVALIVGLGVTLASVLVPARRASKIPPVAAMRPELGFTALSASRRLIGGAIVTGVGVAMFLVGLFLQPGGGFGLAVFAGGGALLTFLGITSLSSTVAHPVSRAIGAPIEKLFGQAGKFARDNASRSPRRTARTASALMIGVALISAGAVFASSLRDTFGRVLDRAVTADYIVTDDSFQGLPPAVAQNIGELDEIEAVSPFRSIFGTIGDEQVGVTAVDPNSFGDLINLDVTDGDYGGLVDGNGVMVFRDAADDRSLEVGDDVTVTYQNGVESTLVVSGIFDDNSLGGAWYISLAELEAASDQTPRDQFVLARLADGVDPIDGRAAVEEAIAEYPQAGVQDNAEFRAEQEDQINQLLVIITTLLSMAILISFLGIAITLALSVFERTREIGLLRAVGMTKRQLRRAVRWEAVIVAVFGVVVGVVVGLSMGIALAIAVPDSVIDGITLPWVNLVTVLIMAIVAAVIAALYPAYKASNMNVLDAISNE encoded by the coding sequence ATGATCACCACGCTCGCACGCAAATCGTTGCGTGCCCGACTGGGCCGCAACATCTTCATCGGTCTCGCGATCATGCTCGGCGTCTCGTTCGTCGCCGGCTCCTTCGTGCTCGCCGACTCCATGAAGGCCACGTTCAACAACCTGTTCACCGAGCTCAGCGAGAACACCGACCTCGTCGTCCGCGCCGAACTCGAGGGCGCCGACGAGATGGACGGAGCCGTCCGCGATCCGATCGACGCCTCGCTCGTCGACGAGGTCGCCGCGGTCGACGGCGTCGAACTCGCCGAGGGCAGCATCGCCCGATTCGCCCAGATGCTCGATCCCGACGGAGAACCGATCTCCACCGGCGGCGCGCCGCAGTTCGGCATTTCGTGGAGTGGGGAGGGCCCGCTCAACGGCGTGACCCTCAAGGACGGCGCCGCACCCCAGGGACCCGACGAGGTCGCGATCGACAAGGCCACGGCCGACCGGGTCGGCTACGAGGTCGGCGACGAGATGACGATCGTCTTCGACTCGGGCCAACGCTCCTTCACGATCGTCGGTCTGGTCGGTCTCGGCGACACCGACGGCTTCGCCGGAGCGACCACATCGTTGTTCGACATCGACGAAGCCGCCGAGATCCTCGGTGCCGGCGACCAGGTCGACACGATCGAGATCGCGCTCGTCGACGGTGCCGACATCGACACGGTCCAGGGCCAGATCGCCGAATTGTTGCCGGCTCGCGTCGAGGTCGTCACCGGCGAACAGGTCGCCGACGAGACCTCCGACGCGATCAACCAGATCGTCGATCTCATCGGCACGGGCTTGTTGATCTTCGCCTTCGTGACCGCGTTCGTGTCGGCGTTCATCATCAACAACATCTTCGGCATCACGATCGGCCAGCGTCTCCGCGAGCTCGCGCTGCTGCGGTCGATCGGTGCCAACGCCGCGCAGGTCCGACGGATGATCGTGATCGAGGCGATCGTCGTCTCCCTGACGGCGACCGTCATCGGCATCTTCGGCGGACTCGTCGTCGCCCGGGGCATCATCGCCATCTTCAATCAGGCGGGCGCCGGGTTCCCCGACGTCGGCCTCACGATGCAGCCCCGAACGATCATCGTCGCCCTGATCGTCGGTCTCGGCGTCACGCTCGCCTCGGTGCTCGTGCCCGCCCGTCGAGCGTCGAAGATCCCGCCGGTCGCGGCGATGCGACCCGAGCTCGGCTTCACGGCCCTCAGCGCGAGCCGCCGTCTGATCGGTGGCGCCATCGTCACCGGCGTCGGCGTCGCGATGTTCCTGGTCGGGTTGTTCCTGCAGCCTGGCGGTGGTTTCGGCCTGGCCGTCTTCGCCGGCGGCGGAGCGCTCCTGACGTTCCTCGGCATCACCAGCCTGTCGTCCACGGTCGCCCACCCGGTGAGCCGGGCGATCGGGGCGCCGATCGAGAAGCTGTTCGGCCAGGCCGGCAAGTTCGCCCGCGACAACGCGTCACGGTCGCCGCGACGCACTGCACGGACCGCGTCCGCGCTCATGATCGGTGTGGCCCTCATCAGCGCCGGTGCCGTGTTCGCCTCGTCGCTGCGCGACACCTTCGGTCGGGTGCTCGACCGGGCGGTGACCGCCGACTACATCGTCACCGACGACTCGTTCCAGGGGCTGCCGCCGGCCGTCGCACAGAACATCGGCGAACTCGACGAGATCGAGGCCGTCTCCCCGTTCCGGTCGATCTTCGGCACGATCGGCGACGAACAGGTCGGCGTCACCGCCGTCGACCCGAACTCGTTCGGCGACCTGATCAACCTCGACGTGACCGACGGCGACTACGGCGGGCTGGTCGACGGCAACGGCGTCATGGTGTTCCGGGACGCCGCCGACGACCGCTCCCTGGAGGTGGGCGACGACGTCACGGTCACCTATCAGAACGGCGTCGAGTCGACCCTGGTCGTGTCGGGCATCTTCGACGACAACTCGCTCGGCGGCGCCTGGTACATCTCACTCGCCGAACTCGAAGCGGCGAGCGACCAGACCCCACGCGACCAGTTCGTCCTCGCCCGCCTCGCCGACGGTGTCGATCCGATCGACGGCCGGGCGGCCGTCGAGGAGGCCATCGCCGAGTACCCGCAGGCCGGTGTGCAGGACAACGCCGAGTTCCGTGCCGAGCAGGAGGACCAGATCAACCAGCTGCTGGTGATCATCACCACCTTGTTGAGCATGGCGATCCTGATCTCGTTCCTCGGCATCGCCATCACGCTGGCGCTGTCGGTGTTCGAACGCACCCGTGAGATCGGGCTGCTGCGTGCGGTCGGCATGACGAAGAGGCAGCTGCGTCGAGCCGTTCGATGGGAGGCCGTGATCGTCGCCGTGTTCGGCGTGGTCGTCGGCGTCGTCGTCGGACTCTCGATGGGGATCGCCCTCGCCATCGCCGTCCCGGACTCGGTCATCGACGGGATCACCCTGCCGTGGGTCAACCTCGTGACGGTGCTGATCATGGCGATCGTCGCGGCCGTGATCGCGGCGCTGTACCCGGCGTACAAGGCATCGAACATGAACGTGCTCGACGCGATCTCGAACGAGTGA
- a CDS encoding pyridoxamine 5'-phosphate oxidase family protein, whose translation MAFDLDRLDPAVSSFLTERHLATITTLRADGTPHVVPVGFAYDPDERVVRVITNGDSQKVANVERRGRAVVSQVDGRRWLTLEGEARVERDPDDVARAEAAYEQRYQAPRERPGRVAIVIAVDRIMGKV comes from the coding sequence ATGGCCTTCGACCTCGACCGGCTCGACCCCGCAGTGTCGTCGTTCCTCACCGAACGGCACCTCGCCACCATCACGACGCTCCGAGCCGACGGGACACCACACGTGGTACCCGTCGGTTTCGCGTACGACCCCGACGAGCGCGTGGTCCGCGTCATCACCAACGGCGACTCCCAGAAAGTGGCCAACGTCGAACGGCGTGGCCGGGCCGTCGTGAGCCAGGTCGACGGCCGGCGCTGGCTCACCCTCGAGGGTGAGGCCCGCGTCGAGCGTGATCCCGACGACGTCGCCCGTGCCGAAGCCGCCTACGAGCAGCGATACCAGGCGCCACGCGAGCGGCCCGGGCGCGTGGCGATCGTGATCGCGGTCGACCGGATCATGGGGAAGGTCTGA
- a CDS encoding DUF4916 domain-containing protein translates to MSEIDTDTDATWLQSDDLESIRAQMPIVYVEAVPVRVDSLGHVTEIGLLLRQAADGTISRLIVSGRVLFGERVRDALLRHCEKDLGPMALPRIPVATAPFTVVEYFPDATKTGYHDPRQHAVSLVFIVPVDGECQPTQEALDLAWFTPEEVVTPSVIGQMTGGQDRLLRLALAHVGQLP, encoded by the coding sequence GTGAGCGAGATCGACACCGACACCGACGCCACCTGGCTGCAGTCCGACGACCTGGAGTCGATTCGGGCGCAGATGCCGATCGTCTACGTCGAGGCGGTCCCCGTCAGGGTCGACTCGCTCGGCCACGTCACCGAGATCGGACTCCTGCTCCGTCAGGCGGCCGACGGCACGATCAGCCGCCTGATCGTCAGCGGTCGGGTGCTGTTCGGCGAGCGGGTTCGCGATGCCCTGCTGCGTCACTGCGAGAAGGATCTCGGCCCGATGGCGCTGCCGCGCATCCCGGTGGCGACGGCACCGTTCACGGTCGTCGAGTACTTCCCCGACGCCACGAAGACCGGTTATCACGATCCGCGTCAGCACGCAGTGAGCCTCGTCTTCATCGTGCCCGTCGACGGCGAGTGCCAGCCGACCCAGGAAGCGCTCGATCTCGCCTGGTTCACGCCGGAGGAAGTCGTTACCCCGTCCGTGATCGGACAGATGACCGGCGGGCAGGATCGTCTGCTCCGACTGGCATTGGCCCACGTCGGCCAGCTCCCCTGA
- a CDS encoding LysR substrate-binding domain-containing protein, whose protein sequence is MERPTLRQLEYMAAVAQHGTFGGAADAVHVSQPAMSAQIAELEQRLGVTLFERDRHGARLTVEGEAVLVAARTVLDDVDRLLEVAAERSDDLVGPLRIGVIPTMAPYLLPTIVRETTRRYPRAELHLAERRTTDLVASIEAGDLDVGLLATPVPEVGPSLAVADLAQDHFVLALPEGHPYSGRSRLPQSALASLPMLLLEEGHCLRSHAQAACSIIGASPLGSTHATSLPAAVQMVAAGIGGTLLPASAIEVEARPGSGISTRRLRKPEPYRQVSLVWRRRAGRAEQYERLAEALREPIATACELPD, encoded by the coding sequence ATGGAACGACCGACGTTGCGTCAGCTCGAGTACATGGCGGCCGTCGCGCAACACGGCACCTTCGGCGGAGCGGCCGATGCGGTGCACGTCAGCCAGCCGGCGATGTCGGCCCAGATCGCCGAACTCGAGCAGCGGCTGGGCGTCACCTTGTTCGAACGAGACCGGCACGGCGCCCGGCTCACCGTCGAAGGCGAGGCGGTCCTCGTGGCCGCTCGCACGGTGCTCGACGACGTCGACCGCCTGCTCGAGGTCGCCGCCGAGCGGTCCGACGACCTCGTCGGACCACTGCGGATCGGCGTCATCCCCACCATGGCGCCGTACCTGCTCCCGACGATCGTGCGGGAGACGACGCGTCGCTACCCCCGTGCCGAACTGCATCTGGCCGAGCGCCGCACCACCGACCTGGTGGCGTCGATCGAGGCGGGCGACCTCGACGTCGGGTTGCTCGCGACGCCGGTCCCCGAGGTCGGCCCGTCGCTCGCCGTGGCCGATCTCGCCCAGGATCACTTCGTCCTCGCCCTGCCCGAGGGGCACCCGTATTCCGGTCGGTCCCGGCTCCCTCAGAGCGCGCTCGCATCCCTTCCGATGCTGCTGCTGGAGGAGGGGCACTGTCTCCGGAGCCACGCCCAAGCCGCGTGTTCGATCATCGGGGCCAGCCCGCTCGGTTCGACCCACGCAACCAGCTTGCCGGCCGCTGTCCAGATGGTCGCGGCGGGGATCGGTGGCACGCTGCTGCCTGCCTCGGCGATCGAGGTCGAGGCGCGGCCGGGTTCGGGCATCTCCACCCGGCGGCTGCGCAAGCCCGAGCCGTATCGACAGGTGTCGTTGGTCTGGCGCCGTCGCGCCGGCCGTGCCGAGCAGTACGAGCGACTCGCCGAGGCGCTGCGTGAGCCGATCGCCACGGCGTGCGAACTGCCCGACTGA
- a CDS encoding Dps family protein, producing the protein MSDTSQTMSIDIGISDADRKELAAGLSKVLADSYTLYLKTHNYHWNVVGPMFNTLHLMFEEQYNELALAVDQIAERIRALGEPAPGTYREFAELSAIEEDTDRPDATEMIRRLVVGQETVARTARSMFDVVERADDQPTADLLTQRLQVHEKTAWMLRSMLA; encoded by the coding sequence ATGAGCGACACCAGCCAGACGATGAGCATCGACATCGGCATCAGCGACGCCGACCGAAAGGAACTCGCCGCCGGACTGTCGAAGGTGCTCGCCGACAGCTACACGCTGTACCTGAAGACGCACAACTACCACTGGAACGTCGTCGGCCCGATGTTCAACACCCTGCATCTCATGTTCGAGGAGCAGTACAACGAGCTGGCACTCGCGGTCGACCAGATCGCCGAGCGGATTCGTGCACTGGGCGAACCCGCCCCGGGCACCTACCGCGAGTTCGCCGAACTCTCGGCGATCGAGGAAGACACCGACCGGCCCGACGCCACCGAGATGATCCGCCGGCTCGTCGTTGGCCAGGAGACGGTCGCCCGGACCGCACGCTCGATGTTCGACGTCGTCGAACGCGCCGACGACCAGCCGACGGCCGACCTGCTCACCCAGCGACTGCAGGTCCACGAAAAGACCGCCTGGATGCTCCGCAGCATGCTCGCCTGA
- the mftE gene encoding mycofactocin biosynthesis peptidyl-dipeptidase MftE yields the protein MELGGATWPAVGEPIVVVPLGSCEQHGPHLPLDTDTRIAVALAQALAARRSDCVVAPPVAITASGEHQGFPGTLSIGTEIMAGVVIELARSADWASGVVFVNGHGGNHTALQRAAEVFEIERRRALIWSPRIPDGDPHAGRTETSLLLHLAPERVDLDAAVAGPIPSLPDLVQHGVRALSDSGVLGDPAGASADEGRALFHTLADQLTVAVDEWLRS from the coding sequence ATGGAGTTGGGAGGGGCGACGTGGCCGGCGGTCGGGGAACCGATCGTCGTGGTGCCGCTCGGGTCGTGCGAGCAACACGGGCCGCACCTCCCCCTCGACACCGACACCCGGATCGCCGTCGCGCTCGCCCAGGCACTCGCCGCACGCCGGTCCGACTGTGTCGTGGCTCCGCCCGTCGCGATCACCGCGAGCGGCGAGCACCAGGGTTTCCCGGGCACCCTCTCGATCGGCACCGAGATCATGGCCGGGGTGGTCATCGAGCTGGCGCGCTCGGCCGACTGGGCCTCGGGTGTCGTGTTCGTCAACGGCCACGGTGGCAACCACACCGCGCTCCAGCGGGCCGCCGAGGTCTTCGAGATCGAGCGACGCCGAGCTCTGATCTGGTCGCCTCGCATCCCCGATGGCGACCCGCACGCCGGTCGAACCGAGACGTCGTTGCTCCTGCACCTCGCACCCGAACGGGTCGACCTCGACGCCGCAGTCGCCGGACCGATCCCGTCGTTGCCCGATCTCGTGCAGCACGGCGTCCGAGCACTGAGCGACTCCGGCGTGCTGGGCGACCCGGCGGGAGCGTCGGCCGACGAAGGACGAGCGCTGTTCCACACGCTCGCCGACCAACTCACCGTCGCCGTCGACGAATGGCTGCGGTCGTGA